A portion of the Bubalus kerabau isolate K-KA32 ecotype Philippines breed swamp buffalo chromosome 1, PCC_UOA_SB_1v2, whole genome shotgun sequence genome contains these proteins:
- the CDX1 gene encoding homeobox protein CDX-1, with the protein MYVGYVLDKDSPVYPGPARPASLSLGPQAYGPPPPPPGPPQYPDFTGYSHVEPGPVPPAAWSAPFSAPKDEWAAAYGPGPTAPTASPAPLAFGPPPDFGAVPTPPGPGPGLLAQPLGGPGTPSSPGAQRRTPYEWMRRSVAAGGGGGSGKTRTKDKYRVVYTDHQRLELEKEFHYSRYITIRRKSELAANLGLTERQVKIWFQNRRAKERKVNKKKQQQQPPQPPPPAHDITPTPAGPPLGGLCPSSASLLGASSPVPVKEEYLP; encoded by the exons ATGTACGTGGGCTATGTGCTGGACAAGGATTCCCCCGTGTACCCCGGCCCTGCCAGGCCCGCTAGTCTCAGCCTGGGCCCACAAGCCTACGGccctccgcccccgccccctgGACCCCCGCAGTACCCAGATTTCACCGGCTACTCTCACGTGGAGCCGGGccccgtgccccctgcagcctGGAGTGCGCCCTTCTCTGCGCCCAAGGACGAATGGGCTGCCGCCTACGGCCCGGGCCCCACGGCTCCCACAGCCAGCCCGGCCCCGCTGGCATTCGGGCCCCCTCCGGACTTTGGCGCGGTGCCCACGCCCCCGGGGCCTGGCCCGGGTCTCCTGGCGCAGCCCCTCGGCGGCCCAGGCACACCTTCCTCACCCGGAGCTCAAAGGCGGACACCCTACGAGTGGATGCGGCGCAGCGTGGCGGCTGGAGGCGGCGGTGGCAGCG GTAAGACTCGGACCAAGGACAAATACCGGGTGGTCTATACCGACCACCAGCGCCTGGAGCTGGAGAAGGAGTTCCATTACAGCCGTTACATCACCATCCGGCGGAAATCAGAGCTGGCCGCCAACCTGGGGCTCACTGAACGGCAG GTGAAGATCTGGTTCCAAAACCGGCGGGCCAAGGAGCGCAAAGTGAATaagaagaagcagcagcagcagcctccacagccacccccaccagcccatgacatcacccccaccccagcagggCCACCCCTGGGGGGCCTGTGCCCCAGCTCTGCCAGCCTCCTGGGTGCCTCCTCCCCAGTGCCTGTCAAGGAGGAATATCTGCCATAG